Genomic window (Gelria sp. Kuro-4):
GTAGTCTTTCTTGCGGTAATCGAGAAGCTCTGCCTTGTCCTCCTGCCCTTGGCGGCGGAAGAGCTCCTTGGCCTGCGCGAGCGAGAGTTGCGTTTTCTTAAAGGGTAGATCAGCCGCCACCAGTTCGCGCATGCGCTGCTCGAGTGCCGCCACGTCCTCTTCCGTGAGGGCCCGCTCGCCGTGGAGCTCGCAGTAGAGGCCGTTACCCAAAGAGTGCTCAATGCTGACCCGGCACCGGGGCAGCACGTCCTGCGCCGCCCGGATGAGCAAAAAAGAAAGGCTCCTCACGTAAATGCGCTGGCCGTCGTCCGAACCGAGGTCCAGAAACTCCACCGGGGCATCTTCGGTCAGTGGATATGTAAGCTCCCGCAGTTCGCCGTTCACCCGGGCCGCCACTATCGGCGAAGGGAAGCGGCCTTCGTACTCGCGGCTCAGGTTTAGGAGCGTTGTCCCCCGGGCGAAGTCCCGCACCTCGTCCCCGTTTTCCCCAATCTTAAGCTTAAGGCGCACCGTGTCTTCACCCAGTGCCATGCTTTCCCCTCTCCCTTCTCTGCTAACATTATACCTTACCCCGGCGCTGCTGCACATGGCTGCCGGAGACCGCATAAAATGCGGGTGAAAGCCCTGGAAAGGAGGGATTTTCATGCCGGCACAGCCGCCCAAGAGCCTCCTTTTGGAAGAGCTCGGCACCATAGAGTTCTGGGCGGAGATTCAAAGCGAGCATCCGCAAATACTGCTTTCAGTATTGCCCCATCTGCAGGAAAGGTATGCGCGCGAACTCCGGCGTCTCCAGCGCGCCTTTGACGACATCGCCCGTCGGGCGGAGAACCTGCGCGTCCGCCTCGAGCGTGCCCCCGACGAAGAAACCGGTGAGGTGGCAACGGCCGCGGCCGCCCTGGCGCGCGATGCCAGCCGGGGCAACGATGAGTTCCGCGCGTTGCTGCGCGAGCTGGTGACCATCTACCCCGAGACCGACCTGGCGCTTCTCCTGCAGCACATGCTCATGGAGACGGAACACTTTGCCGAAAAGCTCAGCGCCATTGAGCCCACCCTACCACCGCAAAACCAGCCACCGCCGCAGCCCACCCTGGAAGGCGTCTTGACGGAGCTCCAGTTCTGGGCTCGCGACCAGCGCGAACACGCCGTGCTCTTGAGAGCTTTCCTGCCCAACGTCAGCGCCGAAGACCGCGCCGCCCTGGCCCGCTTCGAGCGCGACTACCGGGCCCTCGAGCAATCGGCGCGGCGGCTTAGAGAAGCTGCTACCGTCCCCGGCCAGCCCCCCGAAGCGCTCACCACCGAGGCCCGGCGCCTGGCCATGGTGGCCCGCAATCTCACCCTGGAGTTCATTCGCTTCCAGGAAGATCTCCTCAATCGCTACACCGACCCGGCCTCCCGTTTCCTCATCCGCCACACGCTCAGGGAAGCGCGCCGCTTCATCGAGGAGCTGCGCGCCTCTGGTTACGTAACCCTACGGAGCGAATAGCCCGCAGCCGTTTCCCGGCACCTATGGCGCAGCTTTGCGCACTGAAACCGCCCGCAGCATGACCTGCGGGCGGCGCCGGCTTGCGCAGCGGGGATGGCACGGGAACAGGACCTTTCGCAGATATGATACAAACTTTGAAAAGTTGATACCTGACCCCGGATTAGATGGCGAGGATGGCGGCGAGGTCGTAAAGGGAGCGGTTGATCTGTTTCTTGCCGGCGAAGACCTCGCGGAAGGGAACGGCCAGGACCTCGTCTTTAACATAGGACATGGCGAGCGCGCTGCCGCCCTCGAGCAGGGATTCCACGGCCTGGGCGCCGAGGCGGCTGGCCAGGATGCGGTCAAAAGCGGTGGGGGCGCCGCCACGCTGCAGGTGCCCGAGCACGGTCACCCGTGTATCAAAGCCGGTGCGCTTCTTTACCTCCTGGGCGATGGTGTAGCCGGAGGCGACGCCTTCGGCCACCAGGATGATGCTGTGCACCTTCCCCCGCGCAGCGCTCCACTTGAGGCGCTGGCAGACGTTGTCCAAGTTGTACGGTACCTCGGGAATAAGAATGGACTCGGCTCCGCCGGCGAGACCGGCCGTTAAGGCGATCTGGCCGCTCTTCCGTCCCATGGTCTCCACCACAAAGGTGCGCTCATGGGCGGTGGCGGTGTCGCGGATCTTGTTCATGGCCTCGACCACCGTGTTCACGGCGGAATCGAAACCGATGGTATAATCGGTCCCGGGAATGTCGTTGTCGATGGTGCCAGGCACGCCCACGGTGGCGATCCCGCGCTCGGCCAGGGCCTGTGCCCCGCGGTAGGACCCCTCTCCGCCGATGACCACCAGGCCCTCTATCCCCGCCTCCCGCAGGTTGGCCACCGCCTGCTCTTGGCCGGCTTCGCTCTTAAAGCGTTCGCTCCTGGCGCTTCTTAAGATGGTGCCGCCGCGCTGGATGATGTCATCGACGGAGCTTAAATCCAGGGGCGCAAATTCGCGGTTAAGTAGGCCTTCGTAACCGTGGGAAATACCGATCACCTGCACCTCGTGCATCGCCGCCTGGTGTACCACCGCCCTGAGGGCGGCGTTCATGCCGGGCGCATCACCGCCGCTGGTGAGCACAGCGATCTTTTCCATGGTTTTTCGTACCCCCTACCTACTTTAACGTTCAACTAAGGCCACAACCCCAACTCCAGCGCCGCGCAGTCATTCCCCACGCACCCCGACCTTTCCCGTCTCTGGGGCTCCGGTGTACGGACGGCAAGGCAACGCCCATGCCGCAGGCGGCCGACAGCGATGGATGAGAATCGAGCCGCCGGCCCGGCCGTTTTTACTCCGGGTACTTTTCCGGATCGGTGAGGTAACAGAATGTCTCCGGGTTCTCGATAAACGCCTGGTAGAGGGGAGTCCCCTTTACGAGCCCCAGCTTCCGGTACTGGCGCGCCAGGCGCCGCTGCAGGTGGGGGACATAGTCGTAATGCGGATTGGCCACAAAGGTGGACTCGCCCTGCACCCGCACCTCGTAGTAGGCGGCACCGCCCAGCTTGGCCATCGGTTCATAGAGTGAGGTGAAGCCGGCGGCCACCCAGTTGGCCATCACCAGGGCCTCATTACTCGGGTTGATGGTAACGTGGCCCCAGTTGGGTGGGATGGCCACTTTGTCCCCGGCCCCGGCCTCAAAGAGCACCACTTCTTCCACTTCCTGCGTCTCCGGGTCCAGGCGCTGCAGCAGGTAGTGCGCCTGACCGTGCAGCACTTCGTACACCTCGGGGAAACTCTTTTTCGTTCCCGGGGCCGGTGGGTGATAATGGCCGGCTGTCTTCACATACTCAGGCCCGAGCAGGGCGGGCGGAATAATCGTAATGTCATAGCGCAGGCCGTGTCGCCGGATAAGCTCCTCATCCCCGTTTTGGTGGACATCGCGGTACATGAAGTAAAGCTGCTGTTTGGGGTCCACTGTTGCCGGAGCGTAGAACACCTCTTTCATGTCCCCGGCCAGTCGTACCTGAGGCTGTACCGGCGCGATGCCCCGGCCGAACTTAAGCTCTGTCCCGTCCAGGGTTAGGGCCAATCCGGCGTTCGCTGAAAGGTCTGTCTGCATGGGGAAACCTCCTCTAGTGCATCCCTACCGACGAAAAGCTACATCGAGTATTATATTCGCTGGGTAGGAGGTATATCCTCCCTCTCCTCCCCAAAACTTCCCACGCCGTGGTATAATCTGGGTAAAGACTGAAAGGAGGAATCCCTTTGCCGTATCTGGCCTGCACCGGCTGCGGGAAAAAACACCCGCTGGCCACCGACCTGCGCTGCGCGGACTGCGGCGAGCCCCTGGAAGTGCGCTACGAAACCCTCACGCCGCCCGCCCGGCTGACGGAAGAGCCCTGCTTTATCGCCCGCAACGTCAACATCTTTCCCTTCCCGAATCTCAGGCCTGAGCTCAGCCTGGGCGAGGGAGGCACGCCGCTCGTTGAGGCGGTTCACCTGCAAAGAGAAACAGGCATCGGGGAAATTTACTTAAAAAACGAAACCGTCAATCCCACCTGGTCCTTCAAGGACCGGGGAACATCCCTGGGCGTTCAGGCAGCCCTGCAGCTCGGCTTTGAGCGCGTCGGGACGGTTTCCTCCGGTAATATGGCCGCCTCGGTGGCCGCCTTCGCCGCCCGCGCCGGGCTGGAGGCTTTCGTCTACGTGGCCGCCGACATCCCCGAGAGCAAGCTGGGTCCCATCGCCATCTACGGCTGCCACCTCACCCGCGGCACCGGGGATTACGGCAGTCTATACTACCATGCCTTGGCCTTCGGCAAGGAGCGCGGCATCTACTTCATCAGCTCGGACAATCCCTTCCGCATTGAGGGACAAAAGACGCTGGCCTACGAGATCCTGGACCAGCTCGACTATGAGCCCCTGGATTTCATCGTGCTGCCCGTCTCGAGCGGCGGCAACATGGCCGCTGTCATCAAGGGCTGCGAAGAACTGGTGGCCCTGGGGCTCATTCAGAAGGCGCCCTTTGTCATCGGCGTGCAGGCCGCCGGCTGCTCGCCCATCGCGCGGGCCGCGGCAGAAGGCAAAGAAAAGATTGAACCCTTCCCCAACCCCGACACCATCGCCCACGCCATCGCCAATCCCTTCCCGCCCAGTGGCAACCGCATCCTGCGTAAAGTAAGGGAGGGCCGCGCCACGGTGATGGCCGTAAGCGACGAGGAGATCATCGCCGCCCAGGCCTTCCTGGCGCAGAAAGAGGGCCTGTTCGTGCAGCCGGCCAGCGCCGCCCCGGTGGCCGCCGTGCGGAGGCTCGCCGCCGCCGGCACCCTGCGGCCCGAGCACCGCGTCGCCGTTATCGTCACCGGCAGCGGCCTTAAAGACACCGGCGCCCTGGCCCATCACCACCTCGAGGGCGAAACAGCGGAGCGGCGGTAGGAGGCAGGTCGAGCCCTGAGCGGGCCAAGTGGGAAGAGCTTCGCTTTGCGTTCCGCGGGGAACTCCCGCAGGGGGTAAGCTGATCTGTGCAGGCTCTGCTTTACGGCAGGGCTTTTTCTGTTTCTACGTCGAAGAAGTGCAGGCGCTCCGGCGCCACCGCCAGGTGCAGGCGCTCGCCCGCGCGCAGCGCGGCGGCCGCGCCCAGGCGCGCCATCAGCTGCGCCCCGTGGAGGCTGAAGTGGACCAACGTCTCGGCGCCCAGCGGCTCCACCACCTCCACGGTGGCCTCGAGCGCGGTCTCCGGGTGGGCCGTCACAAAGTCCACCTCCGCCCGGAGATCCTCCGGCCGGATGCCCAGGATCACCTGCTCCCGGCCGGCCAGGGCGGTCGCCTGGGCCTCCGTCAAGCCGAACCTGGCCCGGCCGCCGGCAAAGGTAAGATGCCGCCCGCCTGTCACCGCAGCAGTGAAAAAGTTCATGGGCGGCGAGCCGATGAAGCCCGCCACAAACACGTTGGCCGGGTGTTCATACACCGCGCGGGGTGCGGCCACCTGCTGCACCACCCCATCCTTCATCACCACGATCCTGTCGCCCATGGTCATGGCCTCCACCTGGTCGTGGGTGACGTAGACGATGGTGGCCTTGAGCTCGCGGTGCAGCCGCGCCAGTTCGGCCCGCATGTCCACCCTGAGGCGGGCATCCAGGTTGGAGAGCGGCTCATCCATAAGAAAGACCTGGGGCTGGCGGACGACGGCCCGGCCCAGGGCCACCCGCTGGCGCTGGCCGCCGGAAAGCTCCCGGGGACGGCGGCTCAAAAGGTGCACAATCCCCAGCCGCTCGGCCGCCGCCCGCACGCGCCTTTCCACCTCGGCCCGCGGCAGGCGGCGCAGCTTCAGCCCGAAGGCCATGTTTTCAAAGACGTTCATGTGCGGGTAGAGCGCGTAGTTCTGGAACACCATGGCGATGTCCCGGTCCTTGGGAGCCACGTCGTTAACCAGCCGGTCACCGATGTAGATGCGGCCGGCGGTAACCTCCTCCAGCCCGGCGATGAGCCGGAGCGTGGTGGTTTTGCCGCAGCCCGACGGCCCCACCAGCACCACGAATTCCTCGTCTTTTATTTCCAGGGTGAGGTCCTTCACCACCCGCGTGGAGCCAAAATTCTTCTCAATGTGTTCCAGGTATACCCGGGCCATGCCCCTCTCCCCTTCTGTCGCATAGCTTAAGCGCTGCCGCCACGGCGCCCCGCACGCCGGCGGCACTCCCGAGCACTGCCGGCACCACGGGGTAGGTGACACCGGATGCCGTCATCGTCCGGGCGGCCAGGGTGCGCTTGAGCGGCCGCAGGAGCTTCTCTCCCGCCTGGGCCACCCCGCCCCCCAGCACGATCCGTTCCGGATTGAGCAGCGTCGCCGCCGTGGCCAGGCCGATGCCCAGGTACTCGCCGGTCTCCTCCCAGAGCCAGCGTGCCAGCTCGTCGCCCTGGTCGGCCGCCTGGGACACCAGCTCCGCCGTCACCTTCTTCGTGTCGCCGCCCGCCAGCCGCCAGAGGAGCGACTCCGGCGCGCGCTCCATGGCCTCCCGCGCCCGGCGGGCGATGGCCGGCCCGGCCGCGTACACCTCCAGGCAGCCGCGGTTGCCGCAGTTGCAGCGCGGGCCGTCCCGCGTCACCGTGATGTGACCGAACTCGCCCGCCAGCCCCCGGCTGCCGCGGTAGATCTCGCCGCCCAGGATAAGTCCGGAGCCGATGCCCGTACCCAGGGCCACAAAGATGAGGTCGCGTGCCCCGCGGCCGGCCCCCCACCTTTGCTCCGCCAGCGCCCCCAGGCGCACGTCGTTGTCCAGCGCCAGGGGACAGGCGAAATGCTCCCGCCAAAAGCCGGCGATATCCACGTCGTGCCAAAAAAGGTTGGGAGAGAAGCGACACAGCCCGCTTTCGCGCTCCACCATGCCGGGCACGCCCAGGCCGGCGGCGCCCAGGTCCGCTTCCGCCAGGCCATGCTCCGCCAGCAGGCGCCGCACCAGGGCCGCCACCGCCGCCAGCACCGCCGCTGCGCCGCCGTTCACCGGCGTCGCGCAGCGCTGCTGCGCCAGGATGCGGCCGTCGGCGGCGGCCAAGGCCGCCGCTATCTTGCTCCCGCCCAGATCGATACCGACAACGTAATGCTCCATGTCTTAGCCTCCCTTGCCCGCCCCCGGCCGGGCTCAGGGCGCCGTCGTGGCCAGGCGCAGCGGCCGGAAGACCCGCTGCAGCACCAGGCAGGCGGCGCCCACCAGGCAGACGTTGCGGCCCAGGCTGGTGAGGGCGATCTGGGTATGGTGCTGAATGAGAGGAAGCAGCCGCGGCCGTGCCGTCTCCACGGCCAGGTCGAAGAGGGGCGGGTATTCCACGGCCAGACGCCCGCCCAGGATGATCATCTCTGGGTTAAAGGTGTTGGCCAAGCTCGCCACCGCCGCGCCGATGCAGCGGGCGGCCTCACTGAGATCCGCCCGGACCTGGGCATCCCCCGCCCGGGCCGCATCGAGCAGCAGGCTGAGTTTCTCGCGTTCCTCTTTCCCCGCCCGCTCGGCCAGCCGGCGCGTGAGGGCGATGCCGGAGGCCACCGTCTCCAGGCACCCCGTGCTGCCGCAGCCGCAGCGGCGCCCGTTGATGTCAATGATCATGTGCCCCACCTCGCCGGCCGCTCCCTGAAAGCCGCGGTAGATCTCGCCGCCGAAGAGGAACCCGCCGCCGATCCCGAGGTCCAGGAGGAGGAAGATGAGGTGACGCACCCCGCGCGCCGCCCCGTAGCCCCGCTCCCCCAATGCGGCGGCGTTGGCATCGTTCTCCACGTACACCGGGAGCCCTACCCGCTCCGCCAGGAGGTCCCTGAGCGGCACGTGGTCCCAGCCGGGCAGGTTGGGCGCGGTGAGGGCGGTGCCGGTTTCCACGTCCGTGGGCCCCGGAAAGGCCACCCCCACCCCCAGGACTGGCGGGCAACGCCGCCGCTCCACCAGGCCCGCCACCGCCGCTGCTACCTCTTGCACCACGGCCAGCGGTGCCTTGCCGGCCGGGGAAGGGAGCACTTCCATGGCCAGGGGCCGGGCCAGGAGATCGGTGAGCGCCACCGTCACGCGGTCCACCGCCACGTCCACCGCCACCGCCTGCCGCGCCCCGGCCGCGAGCGAAAGCAGCGTGGGCTTGCGCCCGCCCTGCGACGCACCGCGGCCCTCGCTGCGCACGTAACCTTCCGCCATGAGCTCTTCCACAATATTGGATACAGTGGCCGCGGTAAGTCCCGTCAGCCCGGCCAGCTGGGCCCGCGAGAGGCTCCCCTGCTGGCGCAGCGCCTCCAGGACCAGGGAGCGATTGAGTTCTTTGAGCAGTGTCGTCGAGCCGGTATAGGTCCGGCGCCGTTTCTGTTGCACGCTGTCACCCCTTTACGCCGCCGGCGGTAAGGCCCGAGACGATCCAGCGCTGGAAGAGAAGCGCCAGAACAACAGGCGGCAAAGCCGCCGCCACCCCCGCCGCGGCGATGCTTTCGTAGGCTGTAATATACTGGCTGCCGAGCTGCGTGATGTAGAGCGGCAGCGTTAAGGCGTTGGTGGTCTTGGAGAAGATGAGGGCGAGGAGGAACTCATCCCAGGCCAGGAGAAAGGCCAGGATGCCTGTGGCCACCAGGCCCGGCGCCGCCAGCGGCAGCACCACCAGGCGCAGCGCCATCAGCCGCGTGCAGCCGTCGATGCGCGCCGCCTCCTCCAGCTCCACGGGTATGGTCAGGAAGTACCCGCGCATGATCCAGACCACAAAGCCCAGGATAAAGGCGTTGTACAAGATGGCGAGGGTCCACCAGCGGTCGTAAAAGATGGGGATGACGTACTCCAGCCGGATGATGAGCACAAAGAAGGGGATCACCAGCGCGATCACCGGCAGCATGCGCACCGCCAAGAGGCCCATGATGAGCGAGTTGCGGCCGCGAAAGGGCAGGCGGGCCAGGGCGTAGGCCGCGAGCGTCCCCACCACCAGGGAAAACGCCGTTACCGACCCGGCAATGTACATGCTGTTCCTGAAGGCGGCCAGAAAGCGCCGCCCGGTATCCTGGCCGGGGTCGAACATGCTGCTGAAGTTTTCCCAGGTGGGTTGCTGCGGAACCCAGTGGACGGGCGTGGAGAGCAGCTCGGCGTGGGTGGAGATGCTGGAGATAAAGAGCCAGCTCACCGGCGCCAGCGTCCAGACCACCATAACCAGCACCGCAAAGTAAAGCAGGCCGCGCGTCAGATAGTAAGTCAGGGGCCGGCGCATCTAGCGCACCTCCTCGGAGTAGAGAAGTTTAATGTAGACAAAGGCGAGGAGGAGGATCACCAGGCCCACCAGGAAGGAGAGGGCCGAGCCCCGTCCCAGGTGACCGAAGACAATGCCTTCCTCAAAGGTGTAAATGGAAAGCACCTTAATGGTGTTGGCCATGATGATGTAGAGGATGTCAAAGACGCGGAAGAGCTCCATGGTGCGCAGCACCAAAACCACCAGGATCACCGGTTTAAGAAGCGGCAGGGTGATGAGCCGGAACTGCTGCCACACCGTGGCACCGTCCACCCGCGCCGCCTCGTAGTATTCCCGCGGAATAGTCTGCAGGCCGGCCAGCACGAGCAGCGCCACCAGCGGCGTCACTTTCCAGGTGTCGCCGATGAGGATCATGTTAAGGGCGGTGCTGTCGCCCACCCACTTGAGGAAAGGCCCGAGCACGGGCACATGCGCCCCGGGCACGGCCGTGCTCAGCCAGACCAGCGGCTCCTTGATCCAGCCCAGGGCGAGGAGCAGACCGTTGAGCGCCCCGTAGGCGTGACCGTCGTAAATCCAGGCCCACATGCGGGCGTTGACCACCGTGGGCAGAGCCCAGGGGATGAGGATGAGGGCGCGCACCAAACCGCGGCCGAAGAAAGGCTGGTTGAGGATGAGCGCCATGCCGATCCCCAGCACCAGCTCCACGGCCAGGGAGACCACCGTGAAGAAGGCCGTCACCCTGAGCGACTCCCAAAAGGCGCGGTTCCCTAGATAGTAGCGGTAATTTTCCAGGCCGATGAAGCGCCAGGCGATGCCGCCGCGCACCACATGCGCCTCGGTAAAGCTGAGGGCAAAGGCGAGGACGAGCGGTAAAAGGCTTACCAGAAAAACCACCAGCAGGGTGGGGCTCACCAGCCGCCAGGCCAGCCGGCCGGCCGGTGGCTCCCGCCCCAAGAGAACAGGGCGCTCCTTACGCCTGATGCTTGTCTCAAGTCCAACCACTGGCATTCAACCTCCGGCACGTTTTCTCCAGCATTCGCCGCCGCGGAAGATTATTCCTGCGCCGGGCCGGAAGCGCAGGGGGAACGGGACCGGCCCGTTCCCCCGTTACCTTACTGCAGCGCCTCGATCTCCTTGACCGCCTGGTCGAGCGCGGCCTGCGGCGCCATCTTTTTCTCCAGGGCCAGGTGGATGTATTTCTGCATGATGGAGGAAACCTCAGGGTAATTGGCCACCTTCGGCCGGTGATGCACGGCGGCGATCTCCTTGGACTTCACATCCATCACCGGGTCCTTGGCCAGCGTGGCCGGGTCTTGCTGCACGGAGGTCCACACCGGCATCTCTTCCAGGTGCTGCGCCTGGAACTCGGGCGCCGTCATCCATTTCACCAGTTCCCAGG
Coding sequences:
- a CDS encoding ABC transporter ATP-binding protein → MARVYLEHIEKNFGSTRVVKDLTLEIKDEEFVVLVGPSGCGKTTTLRLIAGLEEVTAGRIYIGDRLVNDVAPKDRDIAMVFQNYALYPHMNVFENMAFGLKLRRLPRAEVERRVRAAAERLGIVHLLSRRPRELSGGQRQRVALGRAVVRQPQVFLMDEPLSNLDARLRVDMRAELARLHRELKATIVYVTHDQVEAMTMGDRIVVMKDGVVQQVAAPRAVYEHPANVFVAGFIGSPPMNFFTAAVTGGRHLTFAGGRARFGLTEAQATALAGREQVILGIRPEDLRAEVDFVTAHPETALEATVEVVEPLGAETLVHFSLHGAQLMARLGAAAALRAGERLHLAVAPERLHFFDVETEKALP
- a CDS encoding ROK family protein — its product is MEHYVVGIDLGGSKIAAALAAADGRILAQQRCATPVNGGAAAVLAAVAALVRRLLAEHGLAEADLGAAGLGVPGMVERESGLCRFSPNLFWHDVDIAGFWREHFACPLALDNDVRLGALAEQRWGAGRGARDLIFVALGTGIGSGLILGGEIYRGSRGLAGEFGHITVTRDGPRCNCGNRGCLEVYAAGPAIARRAREAMERAPESLLWRLAGGDTKKVTAELVSQAADQGDELARWLWEETGEYLGIGLATAATLLNPERIVLGGGVAQAGEKLLRPLKRTLAARTMTASGVTYPVVPAVLGSAAGVRGAVAAALKLCDRRGEGHGPGIPGTH
- a CDS encoding carbohydrate ABC transporter permease, translating into MVGLETSIRRKERPVLLGREPPAGRLAWRLVSPTLLVVFLVSLLPLVLAFALSFTEAHVVRGGIAWRFIGLENYRYYLGNRAFWESLRVTAFFTVVSLAVELVLGIGMALILNQPFFGRGLVRALILIPWALPTVVNARMWAWIYDGHAYGALNGLLLALGWIKEPLVWLSTAVPGAHVPVLGPFLKWVGDSTALNMILIGDTWKVTPLVALLVLAGLQTIPREYYEAARVDGATVWQQFRLITLPLLKPVILVVLVLRTMELFRVFDILYIIMANTIKVLSIYTFEEGIVFGHLGRGSALSFLVGLVILLLAFVYIKLLYSEEVR
- a CDS encoding carbohydrate ABC transporter permease, giving the protein MRRPLTYYLTRGLLYFAVLVMVVWTLAPVSWLFISSISTHAELLSTPVHWVPQQPTWENFSSMFDPGQDTGRRFLAAFRNSMYIAGSVTAFSLVVGTLAAYALARLPFRGRNSLIMGLLAVRMLPVIALVIPFFVLIIRLEYVIPIFYDRWWTLAILYNAFILGFVVWIMRGYFLTIPVELEEAARIDGCTRLMALRLVVLPLAAPGLVATGILAFLLAWDEFLLALIFSKTTNALTLPLYITQLGSQYITAYESIAAAGVAAALPPVVLALLFQRWIVSGLTAGGVKG
- a CDS encoding ROK family transcriptional regulator — its product is MQQKRRRTYTGSTTLLKELNRSLVLEALRQQGSLSRAQLAGLTGLTAATVSNIVEELMAEGYVRSEGRGASQGGRKPTLLSLAAGARQAVAVDVAVDRVTVALTDLLARPLAMEVLPSPAGKAPLAVVQEVAAAVAGLVERRRCPPVLGVGVAFPGPTDVETGTALTAPNLPGWDHVPLRDLLAERVGLPVYVENDANAAALGERGYGAARGVRHLIFLLLDLGIGGGFLFGGEIYRGFQGAAGEVGHMIIDINGRRCGCGSTGCLETVASGIALTRRLAERAGKEEREKLSLLLDAARAGDAQVRADLSEAARCIGAAVASLANTFNPEMIILGGRLAVEYPPLFDLAVETARPRLLPLIQHHTQIALTSLGRNVCLVGAACLVLQRVFRPLRLATTAP
- the pfkA gene encoding 6-phosphofructokinase, translated to MEKIAVLTSGGDAPGMNAALRAVVHQAAMHEVQVIGISHGYEGLLNREFAPLDLSSVDDIIQRGGTILRSARSERFKSEAGQEQAVANLREAGIEGLVVIGGEGSYRGAQALAERGIATVGVPGTIDNDIPGTDYTIGFDSAVNTVVEAMNKIRDTATAHERTFVVETMGRKSGQIALTAGLAGGAESILIPEVPYNLDNVCQRLKWSAARGKVHSIILVAEGVASGYTIAQEVKKRTGFDTRVTVLGHLQRGGAPTAFDRILASRLGAQAVESLLEGGSALAMSYVKDEVLAVPFREVFAGKKQINRSLYDLAAILAI
- the thrC gene encoding threonine synthase, whose amino-acid sequence is MPYLACTGCGKKHPLATDLRCADCGEPLEVRYETLTPPARLTEEPCFIARNVNIFPFPNLRPELSLGEGGTPLVEAVHLQRETGIGEIYLKNETVNPTWSFKDRGTSLGVQAALQLGFERVGTVSSGNMAASVAAFAARAGLEAFVYVAADIPESKLGPIAIYGCHLTRGTGDYGSLYYHALAFGKERGIYFISSDNPFRIEGQKTLAYEILDQLDYEPLDFIVLPVSSGGNMAAVIKGCEELVALGLIQKAPFVIGVQAAGCSPIARAAAEGKEKIEPFPNPDTIAHAIANPFPPSGNRILRKVREGRATVMAVSDEEIIAAQAFLAQKEGLFVQPASAAPVAAVRRLAAAGTLRPEHRVAVIVTGSGLKDTGALAHHHLEGETAERR
- a CDS encoding glucose-6-phosphate isomerase family protein produces the protein MQTDLSANAGLALTLDGTELKFGRGIAPVQPQVRLAGDMKEVFYAPATVDPKQQLYFMYRDVHQNGDEELIRRHGLRYDITIIPPALLGPEYVKTAGHYHPPAPGTKKSFPEVYEVLHGQAHYLLQRLDPETQEVEEVVLFEAGAGDKVAIPPNWGHVTINPSNEALVMANWVAAGFTSLYEPMAKLGGAAYYEVRVQGESTFVANPHYDYVPHLQRRLARQYRKLGLVKGTPLYQAFIENPETFCYLTDPEKYPE
- a CDS encoding DUF2935 domain-containing protein, encoding MPAQPPKSLLLEELGTIEFWAEIQSEHPQILLSVLPHLQERYARELRRLQRAFDDIARRAENLRVRLERAPDEETGEVATAAAALARDASRGNDEFRALLRELVTIYPETDLALLLQHMLMETEHFAEKLSAIEPTLPPQNQPPPQPTLEGVLTELQFWARDQREHAVLLRAFLPNVSAEDRAALARFERDYRALEQSARRLREAATVPGQPPEALTTEARRLAMVARNLTLEFIRFQEDLLNRYTDPASRFLIRHTLREARRFIEELRASGYVTLRSE